A section of the Camelus dromedarius isolate mCamDro1 chromosome 14, mCamDro1.pat, whole genome shotgun sequence genome encodes:
- the LOC105088865 gene encoding uncharacterized protein LOC105088865 codes for MSGHQMSRSNTYSRLNHSKNVSFLAQTAGWSHCPNVTGANPKHSRIPSGSEVSSTPSEQSDRPSSPRLSVRRICMGRPYNSKCVETSHLANCPKVARKPACRGSPHCLLCTDRPSGPSSPTFLDQLIKGINYLDRSTNAFYTNCPKSALSLPRLAANYLEHTANSIHLDHPDHTFSRSYSTRVAASDNSCISTCMVPSTRGDNALRYVDDSSNTSCQRRLHSRNLTPMLPQRPGIKLPELPLFSNGIFSLGGLPKFWEAIRSGWRAPEPISKPCSWW; via the coding sequence ATGTCTGGACACCAAATGAGCCGTTCCAACACTTACAGCCGCTTGAACCATTCCAAAAACGTATCCTTTCTGGCCCAGACTGCAGGCTGGTCCCACTGCCCCAATGTGACTGGGGCTAACCCCAAGCACTCTCGTATCCCGAGTGGCTCAGAGGTGAGCAGCACCCCTTCAGAGCAGTCCGACCGCCCCAGCTCCCCCAGACTCTCAGTGAGGAGAATCTGCATGGGCCGGCCCTACAACTCCAAGTGCGTAGAGACAAGCCACTTGGCAAACTGCCCCAAGGTGGCCAGAAAGCCTGCTTGTCGTGGTAGCCCCCACTGCCTGCTCTGCACAGATCGTCCCTCGGGTCCCTCTAGCCCCACCTTCCTGGACCAACTCATCAAAGGCATCAACTACCTCGACAGATCCACCAATGCCTTCTACACCAACTGCCCAAAATCAGCCCTGAGCCTTCCAAGACTTGCAGCCAACTACCTGGAACACACTGCCAACTCCATCCACCTGGACCACCCAGACCACACCTTCTCCCGCAGTTACTCCACCAGAGTGGCCGCCTCTGACAACTCCTGCATCAGCACCTGCATGGTGCCATCCACGAGGGGTGATAATGCTTTGCGGTATGTGGATGACTCCTCCAACACGAGCTGCCAACGCCGGCTTCACAGCCGGAACCTCACTCCCATGTTGCCGCAGAGGCCAGGCATAAAGTTGCCTGAGCTCCCTCTGTTCAGCAACGGGATCTTTTCCTTAGGTGGGCTGCCCAAGTTCTGGGAAGCAATCCGCTCAGGCTGGAGAGCCCCTGAGCCCATCTCCAAACCCTGCAGCTGGTGGTGA